In Massilia antarctica, the following are encoded in one genomic region:
- a CDS encoding SMP-30/gluconolactonase/LRE family protein, producing the protein MMLELMVDAKNALGECVLWCERSGRVFWTDILGSTLWAHHPATGATRSWAVPERLASFAFTDHDGRLLVGLATQLAYFELDSGALTPICEVEAGLSTRLNDGRCDRQGRFVFGTFNEVEPRLPIGGFYRLNRDLSLERLALPHVAIANSICFSPDGATMYYCDSPDRVIRCCDYDVVSGALSNQRVFAQVEGEGEPDGSCVDARGYVWNAQWGAGKLVRYAPDGSIDRTVAVPASQPSCVAFGGALLDQLFATSARVGLANATDADGGLFTGRVPGVRGLPESRFIC; encoded by the coding sequence ATGATGCTTGAATTAATGGTCGACGCAAAAAATGCGCTGGGCGAATGCGTGCTGTGGTGCGAGCGCAGCGGGCGGGTATTCTGGACCGATATTCTGGGCTCGACCCTGTGGGCGCACCATCCGGCCACGGGCGCCACGCGCAGCTGGGCCGTGCCCGAGCGGCTGGCATCGTTTGCCTTCACCGACCATGACGGACGCCTGCTGGTCGGACTGGCGACGCAGCTGGCGTACTTTGAGCTCGACAGCGGGGCGCTCACGCCGATTTGCGAGGTCGAGGCCGGGCTGAGCACGCGCCTGAACGATGGGCGTTGCGACCGTCAGGGGCGTTTCGTGTTCGGCACCTTCAATGAAGTCGAGCCGCGCCTGCCGATCGGCGGTTTTTATCGGCTCAACCGCGACCTGAGCCTGGAGCGCCTGGCGCTGCCGCATGTGGCGATTGCCAACAGCATTTGTTTCAGTCCCGATGGTGCGACCATGTATTACTGCGATTCGCCGGATCGGGTGATCCGCTGCTGCGACTACGACGTGGTCAGCGGCGCGCTGTCGAACCAGCGCGTGTTTGCGCAGGTGGAAGGCGAGGGCGAGCCGGACGGGTCGTGCGTGGACGCGCGCGGCTATGTGTGGAACGCCCAGTGGGGCGCGGGCAAGCTGGTGCGCTACGCGCCGGACGGCAGCATCGACCGCACCGTGGCGGTGCCGGCCAGCCAGCCGAGTTGCGTTGCGTTCGGCGGCGCGCTGCTCGATCAGCTGTTTGCCACCAGCGCGAGGGTGGGGCTGGCCAATGCGACGGATGCGGATGGGGGGCTGTTCACGGGCAGGGTGCCTGGTGTGCGCGGCTTGCCGGAGAGCCGGTTTATTTGCTGA
- a CDS encoding T6SS phospholipase effector Tle1-like catalytic domain-containing protein produces the protein MPNKTIIFCADGTWNSAHDSDDPLNENSNVYKFFDCLPGYAEGEKSDQEKNYTNHAEIVQCAKYINGVGNGTTKIENYVAGALGTGLVVRIVRGYTYVSRLYNPGDKIVLVGFSRGAYTVRALAGLIANKGLLSNTPPLSGDEAHRQGTKVWFDHYEEKGKTLAKIATVLTNLSGFLQSAHTKVGALREVSDIHAVAVWDTVGSLGIPSVKPDEHGDAFQFTDNVLHEKVKHGRHAISMHERRATFQPCIWSERDNVKQFLFAGAHADVGGGYVVDESGLSDLALDWMLGEASALGVVFDGAKLARIKGNADAEMHTPWLDDPWRQDPKNNARIFPGHVVTHDSVKRRGDGAIAR, from the coding sequence GTGCCCAATAAAACCATCATTTTTTGCGCCGATGGGACGTGGAATTCAGCCCACGACTCAGATGATCCACTCAACGAAAACTCGAACGTCTACAAGTTTTTCGACTGCTTGCCGGGCTATGCTGAAGGTGAAAAGTCGGACCAGGAAAAAAACTACACCAACCACGCCGAAATCGTTCAGTGCGCGAAATATATCAATGGCGTAGGAAACGGTACCACCAAAATCGAGAATTATGTTGCGGGCGCCTTGGGGACCGGCTTGGTCGTCCGGATCGTCAGGGGTTACACCTATGTGTCCCGTCTCTATAATCCGGGCGACAAAATTGTGCTGGTGGGTTTCAGTCGCGGTGCTTACACGGTGCGGGCCTTGGCCGGTCTGATCGCGAACAAGGGCCTGCTCTCCAATACCCCTCCGCTGTCAGGCGACGAGGCGCACCGGCAAGGGACCAAGGTCTGGTTCGACCATTACGAGGAAAAGGGCAAGACACTTGCCAAGATCGCGACAGTGTTGACGAATTTGAGCGGCTTTCTGCAGTCGGCGCATACAAAGGTGGGTGCTTTGCGTGAAGTAAGCGACATTCATGCCGTCGCCGTCTGGGACACTGTCGGATCTCTGGGTATTCCTTCGGTCAAGCCCGACGAGCATGGCGACGCCTTTCAATTTACCGATAACGTTTTGCATGAAAAGGTCAAGCACGGCCGCCATGCCATCTCCATGCATGAGCGCCGCGCGACCTTTCAGCCGTGCATCTGGAGTGAGCGCGACAACGTCAAGCAATTCTTGTTTGCCGGTGCGCACGCGGACGTTGGCGGCGGCTATGTCGTCGATGAGTCTGGCTTGTCGGATCTGGCGCTGGACTGGATGTTGGGAGAAGCGAGCGCACTTGGGGTCGTTTTTGACGGCGCGAAACTGGCCCGGATAAAAGGCAACGCCGACGCGGAAATGCATACGCCGTGGCTGGACGACCCGTGGAGGCAGGATCCCAAGAACAATGCACGCATCTTTCCCGGTCACGTTGTTACGCATGATTCTGTCAAACGACGGGGTGATGGGGCCATCGCCAGGTGA
- a CDS encoding aldehyde dehydrogenase (NADP(+)), translating to MTMTGEALIGGRAVRGNGGSFQAFDPSTRAPIEPSFHMVDAAQIDEACRLAEAAFDPFRASSNEARAAFLETIAAQILELGDELIVRAMTESGLPRARLEGERGRTMGQLKLFADLLREGSWADVRIDSALPDRQPLPRPDLRLRMIGLGPVAVFAASNFPLAFSVAGGDTAAALAAGCPVVLKAHSAHPGTSELVARAVVKAIELCKLPAGVFALLTGTGNGIGQALVAHPSIKAVGFTGSRSGGQALMAVAAARAQPIPVYAEMSSINPFFLMPDALAARGEQIATAFAGSMTMGVGQFCTNPGLVLGLKGPDFDRFADKAAQALSSIEAGTMLTAGIAAAYQSGVHKLAQHEAVDALKEAAHTEGKGGPALFRTTGKAFLSEPALHGEIFGPASLLVACDSVDEMRAITESLEGQLTATVQMDEGDTELVRALLPVLERKVGRILANGMPTGVEVSTAMVHGGPFPATSDGRSSSVGTAAIQRFLRPVCYQNLAQSLLPEVLRDDNEGVWRRRDGALTKA from the coding sequence ATGACCATGACCGGTGAAGCACTGATTGGCGGCCGTGCAGTCCGCGGCAATGGCGGCTCCTTCCAGGCGTTCGACCCATCCACGCGCGCGCCGATCGAACCATCCTTCCACATGGTCGATGCCGCCCAGATCGACGAGGCTTGCCGCCTGGCGGAAGCGGCGTTCGATCCGTTCCGCGCAAGCAGCAATGAAGCGCGCGCTGCCTTCCTGGAAACCATCGCGGCCCAGATCCTGGAACTCGGCGACGAGCTGATCGTGCGTGCGATGACGGAATCCGGCCTGCCGCGCGCCCGGCTCGAAGGCGAGCGTGGCCGCACGATGGGCCAGCTGAAGCTGTTCGCCGACCTGCTGCGCGAAGGCTCGTGGGCCGACGTGCGCATCGACAGCGCCCTGCCTGACCGTCAGCCCTTGCCGCGTCCCGACCTGCGCTTGCGCATGATTGGCCTGGGTCCGGTTGCCGTGTTCGCGGCGAGTAACTTCCCGCTGGCGTTTTCGGTTGCTGGCGGCGACACCGCCGCTGCACTGGCGGCTGGCTGCCCAGTCGTGCTGAAAGCCCATTCCGCCCATCCTGGCACGTCCGAACTGGTGGCGCGCGCAGTGGTCAAAGCGATTGAACTGTGCAAGCTGCCGGCGGGCGTGTTCGCCCTCTTGACCGGCACTGGCAACGGCATCGGCCAGGCTCTGGTGGCGCATCCATCGATCAAGGCTGTCGGCTTTACCGGTTCGCGTTCCGGTGGACAAGCGCTGATGGCCGTGGCCGCCGCGCGCGCGCAGCCGATTCCCGTGTATGCGGAAATGAGCAGCATCAATCCCTTCTTCCTGATGCCGGACGCGCTGGCCGCGCGCGGCGAGCAGATCGCTACCGCCTTTGCCGGATCGATGACGATGGGCGTGGGCCAGTTCTGCACCAACCCGGGCCTCGTGCTGGGCTTGAAGGGACCGGACTTCGACCGGTTTGCCGACAAGGCCGCGCAGGCGCTGTCAAGCATCGAAGCGGGGACGATGCTGACGGCGGGCATCGCCGCGGCGTATCAGAGCGGCGTGCACAAGCTGGCGCAGCACGAGGCGGTTGACGCTTTGAAGGAAGCGGCGCACACGGAAGGCAAGGGCGGCCCGGCGCTGTTCCGTACCACCGGCAAGGCGTTCCTGAGCGAGCCAGCGCTGCATGGCGAGATATTCGGACCGGCGTCGCTGCTGGTCGCTTGCGACAGCGTCGATGAAATGCGCGCCATCACCGAAAGCCTGGAAGGCCAGTTGACGGCCACGGTGCAGATGGACGAGGGCGACACGGAACTGGTGCGTGCCTTGCTGCCTGTGCTGGAACGCAAAGTCGGGCGGATTCTGGCCAACGGCATGCCGACCGGCGTGGAAGTATCGACCGCGATGGTGCATGGCGGGCCGTTTCCGGCCACCTCGGATGGACGCAGCAGCTCGGTTGGCACGGCGGCGATCCAGCGCTTCCTGCGGCCGGTGTGCTACCAGAACCTGGCGCAGAGTTTGTTACCGGAGGTGCTGCGCGACGATAATGAAGGTGTGTGGCGTCGTCGGGATGGGGCGTTGACGAAGGCTTAA
- a CDS encoding IlvD/Edd family dehydratase — MSETKKPKLRSAEWFGTQDKNGFMYRSWMKNQGIPDHEFQGKPIIGICNTWSELTPCNAHFRQLAEHVKKGILEAGGFPVEFPVFSNGESNLRPTAMLTRNLASMDVEESIRGNPMDAVVLLVGCDKTTPALLMGAASVDLPTIVVSGGPMLNGKLNGKNIGSGTAVWQLHEQMKAGTITLHQFMSAESGMSRSAGTCNTMGTASTMACMAEALGTSLPHNAAIPAVDSRRYVLAHMSGIRIVEMVQEDLRLSKILTREAFENAIKVNAAIGGSTNAVIHLKAIAGRIGVPLELEDWTTIGKGTPTIVDLLPSGRFLMEEFYYAGGLPGAIRRLGEGKLLPHKNALTVNGKSLWQNCEEAPIYDDEVIRPLAKPLIEDGGICILRGNLAPRGAVLKPSAASPHLMKHRGKAVVFEDFDHYKSRILDPDLDVDADSILVMKNCGPKGYPGMAEVGNMGLPPKLLAQGITDMVRISDARMSGTAYGTVVLHVAPEAMAGGPLGIVQDGDFIALDCHNGSLNLDISDEEMASRLAARAGSQAPVAKSGYQKLYIDHVLQADEGCDFDFLLGSRGSAVPRHSH; from the coding sequence ATGTCTGAGACGAAAAAACCGAAACTGCGCTCCGCGGAGTGGTTCGGCACCCAGGATAAAAACGGTTTCATGTACCGCAGCTGGATGAAAAACCAGGGCATTCCCGACCATGAATTTCAAGGCAAGCCGATCATCGGCATCTGCAATACCTGGTCCGAACTGACTCCCTGCAACGCGCATTTCCGCCAACTGGCCGAACATGTCAAGAAGGGCATCCTCGAAGCCGGCGGTTTTCCGGTCGAATTCCCGGTGTTTTCCAACGGCGAATCGAACCTGCGTCCGACCGCCATGCTCACCCGTAACCTGGCCAGCATGGATGTGGAAGAATCGATCCGCGGCAATCCGATGGATGCGGTCGTGCTGCTGGTCGGCTGCGACAAGACCACGCCAGCCCTGCTGATGGGCGCGGCCAGCGTCGACCTGCCGACCATCGTCGTCAGCGGCGGTCCCATGCTCAACGGTAAGCTGAACGGCAAGAATATCGGTTCCGGCACCGCCGTCTGGCAGTTGCACGAACAGATGAAGGCCGGCACCATCACCCTGCACCAGTTCATGTCCGCCGAGTCCGGGATGTCGCGCTCGGCCGGCACCTGCAACACCATGGGCACGGCCTCGACCATGGCCTGCATGGCCGAAGCGCTCGGCACCTCGCTGCCGCACAATGCCGCCATTCCCGCCGTCGATTCGCGCCGCTACGTGCTGGCCCATATGTCCGGCATCCGCATCGTCGAAATGGTGCAGGAAGACTTGCGCCTGTCCAAGATCCTCACGCGCGAAGCGTTCGAGAACGCGATCAAGGTCAACGCCGCCATCGGTGGCTCGACCAACGCCGTGATCCACCTGAAAGCCATCGCCGGCCGCATTGGCGTGCCGCTTGAGCTGGAAGACTGGACCACCATCGGCAAGGGTACCCCGACCATCGTCGACCTGTTGCCGTCCGGCCGCTTCCTGATGGAAGAGTTTTACTACGCCGGCGGCCTGCCGGGCGCGATCCGCCGCCTGGGCGAAGGCAAGCTGCTGCCGCACAAGAATGCGCTGACCGTCAATGGCAAGAGCCTGTGGCAGAACTGCGAAGAAGCGCCGATCTACGACGACGAGGTGATCCGTCCGCTGGCCAAGCCGCTGATCGAGGATGGCGGCATCTGCATCTTGCGCGGCAACCTGGCCCCGCGCGGCGCCGTGCTCAAGCCGTCGGCCGCCTCGCCGCACCTGATGAAGCATCGCGGCAAGGCTGTCGTGTTCGAGGATTTCGATCACTACAAGAGCCGCATCCTCGATCCGGACCTCGATGTCGATGCCGATTCGATCCTGGTGATGAAAAATTGCGGGCCGAAGGGTTATCCCGGCATGGCGGAAGTGGGCAACATGGGCTTGCCGCCCAAGCTACTGGCCCAGGGTATCACCGACATGGTGCGCATTTCGGACGCGCGCATGAGCGGCACCGCTTACGGCACCGTGGTGCTGCACGTGGCGCCGGAAGCGATGGCGGGCGGTCCGCTGGGCATCGTGCAGGATGGCGACTTCATCGCGCTCGACTGCCACAACGGCAGCCTGAACCTGGACATTTCCGATGAGGAAATGGCCAGCCGCCTGGCGGCCCGCGCCGGATCGCAAGCGCCGGTGGCCAAGAGCGGCTACCAGAAGCTGTACATCGACCACGTGCTGCAAGCCGATGAAGGCTGCGACTTCGACTTCCTGCTCGGCAGCCGCGGTTCGGCTGTCCCGCGTCATTCCCATTAA
- a CDS encoding peptidoglycan-binding protein, whose product MTFHFDHQCSDHVRDVQRKLASLSVRDGAYYQGAIDGQYGPVTRSAVEKFQAANHDEEYAELLVTGEMNLATWQEINRQAGTYFTEAWQFEFEGCRGAVPDSVRPADRDALIASVHQANMAGLAFSGGGIRSATFNLGILQALAEMRMLRDFDYLSTVSGGGYIGSWFSKWLHREGGDITRLEQALMPGTPDKPVDREPGEIGFLRQYSNYLTPKTGLFSADTWSVLTTYARNTLLNLAILVSLLAASMVVPRLLVWLVNDQFGGGTLANLPSMPANQWNIWSIVAVGAAAFAVFCIAISISTKPNPRRTGWLRGQSQASILLFIVLPLLVAAFAGGCALWNSRADIALRWGQLLNPDADGSAFLAWFYLPGLCYFAAWAVGWLVAQGFNLQLEADLGRERAARDLQRTEAGTAAPQHVRRENDSPAPALLGEVIGHLLCAVAAFAVGALIVILGVAHLADIYPLEKVPRGVGIVQVVSFGLPAILCIFGITMVLSVGLVGRMYADRSREWWSRQGAWTSIMVCAWLALVAVSLYAPAVIAYGRHGAQEWFAALSLSWVATTVGGLLLGHSSASGKGASRPYLESVAALAPFVFSVGALCLVSALLHAALFDAVAFPVRPEKLSLSKAFELYNAQTRLAKLPKLLIALATLLSVGLLLTRRVDINKFSLHMMYRNRLVRTYLGASNAKRLPHPFTNFDDHDDVRMDELLKANGGMQRPYLIVNTALNLVNGAELAWQTRKAAGFSFTPAFCGFELPGMSQPGTNNPRAEASRGAYRRTSDYRASNGSLHKEESGIRLGMAMAVSGAAASPSMGYHSSPALSFLMTLFNVRLGRWFENPRTRIPNRSSTSPLMGLFPLLSELFGLTNADSNHVYLSDGGHFENLGIYELVRRRCRLIVAVDAGADGGLNFEDLGNALRKCATDLHVEIDIGVGDIDLEPDFRFSRAHCVKGTIRYDKSDQGGTEGTLLYIKPSLIGTEAADVLNYRKTNKSFPHQSTTDQWFDENQFESYRSLGYRIGMLALRDAAGAAQLPLNPQAPQGPGHDILRLCQALGNKWGSKRIVERRTATVHPLIVPVERRQGERRS is encoded by the coding sequence ATGACTTTTCATTTCGACCACCAGTGTTCAGACCACGTGCGCGACGTGCAACGCAAGCTGGCCTCGCTTTCTGTGCGCGACGGCGCGTACTACCAGGGCGCGATCGATGGCCAGTATGGCCCGGTCACCCGCAGCGCCGTCGAGAAATTCCAGGCCGCTAACCATGACGAGGAGTACGCCGAACTCCTTGTGACCGGCGAGATGAATCTGGCAACCTGGCAGGAAATCAATCGCCAGGCCGGCACCTACTTTACCGAAGCCTGGCAGTTCGAGTTCGAGGGTTGCCGCGGCGCCGTCCCCGACAGCGTGCGCCCCGCCGACCGGGATGCGCTGATTGCCAGCGTGCACCAGGCCAACATGGCGGGTCTGGCGTTTTCCGGCGGCGGCATCCGCAGCGCCACGTTTAACCTGGGAATTTTGCAGGCGCTGGCTGAAATGCGGATGCTGCGCGATTTCGACTATCTCTCCACGGTATCGGGCGGCGGCTACATTGGGTCATGGTTTTCAAAGTGGCTGCACCGGGAAGGGGGCGACATCACCCGGCTGGAGCAGGCACTCATGCCTGGCACGCCGGACAAGCCGGTCGATCGCGAGCCCGGTGAAATCGGCTTCCTGCGCCAGTACAGCAATTACCTGACGCCCAAGACGGGCCTGTTCAGCGCCGATACCTGGTCGGTGCTGACGACCTACGCGCGCAATACGCTGCTCAATCTGGCCATCCTGGTTTCCTTGCTCGCTGCCAGCATGGTGGTGCCGCGCCTGCTGGTGTGGCTAGTGAACGACCAGTTCGGTGGCGGTACCCTTGCGAACCTGCCCTCCATGCCGGCGAACCAGTGGAACATATGGTCTATCGTCGCGGTCGGGGCCGCTGCGTTCGCCGTCTTTTGCATTGCAATCAGTATCTCGACCAAACCCAATCCGCGCCGCACCGGATGGCTGCGCGGTCAAAGCCAGGCATCCATCCTGCTGTTTATCGTCCTGCCCTTGCTGGTGGCCGCCTTTGCCGGAGGTTGCGCGCTCTGGAATAGCCGGGCCGATATTGCCCTGCGATGGGGGCAGCTACTCAATCCAGACGCCGATGGGAGCGCGTTTCTGGCTTGGTTCTACCTGCCCGGCCTTTGCTATTTCGCGGCCTGGGCCGTGGGGTGGCTGGTTGCCCAGGGCTTTAACCTGCAACTTGAGGCAGACCTGGGCCGGGAGCGTGCGGCCCGGGATCTGCAACGCACCGAAGCAGGCACGGCCGCACCCCAGCACGTGCGGCGCGAGAACGATAGCCCCGCACCGGCACTGCTGGGTGAAGTCATCGGACACCTGCTGTGCGCGGTCGCCGCGTTTGCCGTGGGCGCCCTGATCGTCATTCTCGGTGTCGCGCATCTGGCCGACATCTATCCGCTCGAGAAAGTCCCTCGCGGCGTGGGCATTGTCCAGGTGGTGTCGTTCGGCCTGCCGGCCATCCTGTGCATCTTTGGCATCACGATGGTCCTGTCGGTGGGCCTGGTGGGGCGCATGTATGCCGACCGCAGCCGTGAATGGTGGAGCCGGCAAGGTGCATGGACGTCGATCATGGTGTGCGCCTGGCTGGCGCTGGTCGCCGTCAGCCTGTATGCGCCGGCCGTGATCGCCTACGGCCGGCATGGGGCGCAAGAATGGTTTGCCGCGCTAAGCCTGAGCTGGGTTGCCACGACGGTCGGCGGTCTGTTGCTCGGCCATAGCAGCGCATCGGGCAAAGGGGCCAGCCGGCCTTATCTGGAATCCGTGGCTGCGCTTGCGCCCTTCGTCTTCTCGGTGGGCGCATTGTGTCTGGTATCAGCGCTGTTGCATGCCGCGCTGTTTGACGCAGTCGCCTTCCCGGTCAGGCCAGAAAAACTGTCGCTCTCGAAAGCATTCGAGCTGTACAACGCGCAAACGCGTCTGGCCAAATTGCCCAAGCTGCTGATCGCTCTCGCCACTCTGCTCAGTGTTGGCCTGCTGCTCACGCGGCGGGTCGATATCAACAAATTTTCTCTCCACATGATGTACCGAAACCGGCTGGTGCGCACCTACCTGGGCGCGAGCAATGCCAAACGCTTGCCCCATCCCTTTACCAATTTCGATGATCACGACGATGTGCGCATGGACGAGCTGCTCAAGGCGAATGGCGGCATGCAGCGTCCCTATCTCATCGTCAACACGGCGCTGAACCTGGTCAACGGCGCAGAGCTGGCGTGGCAGACGCGCAAGGCAGCCGGCTTTTCGTTCACACCGGCCTTTTGCGGCTTCGAGCTGCCGGGCATGTCGCAACCGGGCACCAACAACCCGCGTGCGGAAGCGTCGCGCGGCGCGTACCGGCGAACCTCGGATTACCGCGCCAGCAACGGCAGTCTGCACAAGGAAGAAAGCGGGATCCGGCTCGGCATGGCCATGGCGGTCTCCGGGGCGGCCGCCAGTCCCAGCATGGGCTATCACTCCTCGCCCGCCCTGTCGTTCCTGATGACCTTGTTCAACGTGCGGCTTGGGCGCTGGTTTGAAAACCCGCGCACGCGCATACCGAACCGCAGTTCAACGTCGCCCTTGATGGGCTTGTTTCCCTTGTTGTCGGAACTGTTTGGCTTGACCAATGCCGATTCGAATCATGTCTATTTGTCCGACGGCGGTCATTTCGAAAATCTGGGCATCTATGAACTGGTCCGGCGCCGCTGCCGCCTGATTGTGGCGGTCGACGCCGGCGCCGATGGCGGGCTGAATTTCGAGGACCTGGGCAATGCCTTGCGCAAATGTGCGACCGACCTGCACGTCGAGATCGACATCGGTGTGGGCGATATCGACCTCGAACCGGACTTCCGCTTCAGCCGCGCCCACTGCGTGAAAGGCACGATACGCTATGACAAGTCGGACCAGGGCGGTACGGAAGGCACGCTGCTGTACATCAAGCCCTCGCTGATTGGCACCGAGGCAGCGGACGTGCTGAACTATCGCAAAACGAACAAGTCCTTTCCCCACCAGAGCACGACCGACCAATGGTTTGACGAAAACCAGTTCGAAAGCTACCGTTCGCTTGGCTATCGGATTGGCATGCTCGCATTGCGCGACGCAGCGGGCGCCGCACAGTTGCCGCTCAATCCGCAAGCGCCGCAGGGACCCGGGCACGACATCCTGCGCCTGTGCCAAGCCCTGGGCAACAAGTGGGGTAGCAAACGGATTGTAGAGCGGCGCACCGCCACCGTGCATCCCCTGATCGTTCCTGTCGAGCGCCGCCAGGGGGAGCGGCGCAGTTGA
- the araD1 gene encoding AraD1 family protein — translation MLLVQFTNEAGARRVAVLEQDQLRVVDGYASTYALARQAIASKTKLAELAAAAIGAETHSYEAVASSGRLLAPLDHADEAHCYVTGTGLTHLGSADTRDAMHKKIGGDVETLSDSMKMFRMGVEGGKPAEGARGVQPEWFYKGDGSVVRASGQPLRMPDFALDGGEEPEIAGLYLIGDDGQPHRLGYAIGNEFSDHVTERQNYLYLAHSKLRNCGLGPALLVGELPLHVAGTSRIIAADGQVRWEKAFVSGEQNMSHSIANLEYHHFKYGLFNRAGDVHIHFFGTATLSVADNITVLAGETFEIESPVFGPALRNRLDRETSTFTKVNAL, via the coding sequence ATGTTACTCGTACAATTTACCAATGAAGCCGGCGCGCGCCGCGTTGCCGTGCTTGAGCAAGATCAGCTGCGCGTTGTCGATGGCTACGCCAGCACCTACGCCCTGGCGCGCCAGGCAATCGCCAGCAAGACCAAACTGGCCGAACTGGCCGCCGCCGCCATCGGTGCCGAAACCCACTCTTACGAAGCCGTCGCAAGCTCGGGCCGCCTGCTGGCGCCACTCGACCACGCTGACGAGGCCCACTGCTACGTCACCGGCACCGGCCTGACCCACCTCGGCAGCGCCGACACACGCGATGCCATGCACAAGAAAATCGGCGGCGACGTCGAAACCCTGAGCGACAGCATGAAGATGTTCCGCATGGGCGTGGAAGGCGGCAAGCCGGCCGAGGGCGCGCGCGGCGTGCAGCCGGAGTGGTTCTACAAGGGCGACGGCTCGGTGGTGCGCGCCAGCGGCCAGCCGCTGCGGATGCCCGATTTCGCCCTCGATGGCGGCGAAGAGCCGGAAATCGCAGGCCTGTACCTGATCGGCGACGATGGCCAGCCGCACCGCCTCGGCTACGCCATCGGCAACGAATTTTCGGACCACGTGACCGAGCGCCAGAACTATCTGTACCTGGCCCATTCCAAGCTGCGCAATTGCGGCCTGGGCCCGGCGCTGCTGGTCGGCGAACTGCCTCTTCATGTGGCCGGCACCTCGCGCATCATCGCGGCCGACGGCCAGGTGCGCTGGGAAAAGGCGTTCGTGAGCGGCGAGCAGAATATGTCGCACTCAATCGCCAATCTGGAATACCACCATTTCAAATATGGCCTGTTCAACCGCGCAGGCGACGTCCACATCCATTTCTTCGGCACCGCCACCCTGAGCGTGGCCGACAACATCACGGTCCTGGCCGGCGAAACGTTCGAGATCGAATCTCCCGTCTTCGGTCCGGCCCTGCGCAACCGCCTCGACCGCGAAACATCCACCTTTACGAAAGTGAACGCTTTATGA
- a CDS encoding SDR family NAD(P)-dependent oxidoreductase, with protein sequence MKKSATYPSLQGKRVFITGGGTGIGESLVASFAAQGAQVAFVDIVRDASEALCLRVAESGAPAPLFRYCDITDIPALQATIADLATQLGDFDILVNNAANDQRHQTEDVTVEFYDQRIAINQRPMFFTCQSVLAGMKKKGTGSIINVGSMSWHAKNGGYPVYAATKAATVGLTRGLARDFGAHGIRVNTVTPGWVMTQRQLDLWVDEAGKADIKRNQCLPGPLMPDDISAMILFLASDDSAMCTGQDFIVDAGWI encoded by the coding sequence ATGAAAAAATCAGCCACCTACCCGAGCCTGCAAGGCAAGCGGGTTTTCATCACCGGCGGCGGCACCGGCATCGGCGAGTCGCTGGTGGCCTCCTTCGCCGCCCAGGGCGCGCAGGTCGCCTTTGTCGATATCGTGCGCGACGCCAGCGAAGCGCTGTGCCTGCGCGTTGCCGAATCGGGCGCACCGGCGCCGCTCTTCCGCTACTGCGACATCACCGACATCCCCGCACTGCAAGCGACGATCGCCGACTTGGCCACGCAGCTGGGCGACTTCGACATCCTGGTCAACAACGCCGCCAACGACCAGCGTCACCAGACCGAAGACGTCACCGTCGAATTCTACGACCAGCGCATCGCCATCAACCAGCGCCCGATGTTCTTCACCTGCCAGTCGGTACTGGCGGGCATGAAGAAAAAGGGCACCGGTTCCATCATCAACGTCGGCTCCATGTCGTGGCACGCCAAGAACGGCGGCTACCCGGTGTACGCGGCCACCAAGGCGGCCACGGTCGGCCTGACCCGCGGCCTGGCGCGCGACTTCGGCGCCCATGGCATCCGCGTCAACACCGTCACACCAGGCTGGGTCATGACCCAGCGCCAGCTCGACCTGTGGGTCGACGAGGCCGGCAAGGCCGACATCAAGCGCAACCAGTGCCTGCCAGGCCCGCTGATGCCGGACGACATATCGGCCATGATCCTGTTCCTCGCGTCCGACGACAGCGCCATGTGCACCGGCCAGGATTTCATCGTCGATGCCGGCTGGATCTGA